The Lepidochelys kempii isolate rLepKem1 chromosome 25, rLepKem1.hap2, whole genome shotgun sequence genome contains a region encoding:
- the UBXN6 gene encoding UBX domain-containing protein 6 isoform X3, producing MRPRGQQLQPWPGWSRSPSRGSLHPKMPSRVRGPVSAVEEETAGLSVSGVYFICPLTGATVRKDQKEAHIKEAILLHFSRDPVAASIMEIHTFNRDREKVKIGVETIAKYLDNIHLHPEEEKYRKIKLQNKVFQERINCLEGTHEFLQAIGFEKEMLPVPGQETTEEYYMLKEEVLTKLEDLKDYKEQLLSCEPVKAQLDRQLCVFKPSPQAAQFELPQDFYNLTAEELKREQRLRTEAVEKASMLRTKAMREREEQREMRKYNYTLLRVRFPDGYILQGTFYAREPVSVLYRFVREALRDDWMPFELLAPGGVKLTEENLAFNECGLVPSALLIFAWDAAVMADVKASGEEQKGSPLKPELLSAVQILS from the exons ATGAGGCCCagagggcagcagctgcagccttgGCCCGGCTGGAGCAGAAGCCCAAGCCGTGGCTCCCTTCATCCCAAGATGCCATCAAGAGTCAGG GGTCCTGTGTCTGCGGTTGAGGAAGAAACAGCTGGACTGTCAGTGTCAGGGGTCTATTTCATTTGCCCGCTAACTGGGGCCACCGTAAGGAAAGACCAGAAGGAAGCACACATAAAAGAGGCCATCCTCTTA CATTTCTCTAGAGACCCAGTGGCTGCCTCGATCATGGAGATTCACACCTTCAACAGGGACCGAGAGAAAGTGAAAATTGGTGTTGAGACCATTGCCAA ATATCTGGATAACATCCACCTCCATCCAGAGGAGGAGAAGTACCGGAAGATCAAACTACAGAATAAAGTGTTTCAG GAAAGGATAAACTGTCTAGAAGGGACACACGAGTTTCTCCAGGCCATTGGGTTTGAGAAGGAAATGCTGCCTGTTCCAGGACAAG AGACCACAGAAGAGTATTATATGCTGAAGGAGGAAGTGTTGACTAAGCTGGAGGATCTCAAGGACTATAAGGAGCAGCTGTTGAGCTGTGAGCCAGTGAAGGCCCAGCTGGATCGCCAGCTCTGTGTATTCAAACCCTCCCCTCAAGCTGCCCAGTTTGAGCTGCCCCAGGACTTCTACAACCTCACGGCAGAGGAGCTAAAGCGTGAACAGCGGCTCCG GACGGAAGCAGTGGAGAAGGCCTCTATGCTGAGGACAAAGGCTATGCGGGAGAGAGAAGAACAAAGGGAAATGCGGAAATATAACTACACGCTGCTACGAGTCCGTTTCCCAGATGGATACATTCTGCAAG GGACATTCTATGCCCGGGAGCCAGTATCTGTGCTCTACAGGTTTGTGAGAGAAGCACTGAGGGATGATTGGATGCCCTTTGAGCTACTTGCACCTGGAGGTGTCAAACTGACTGAAGAGAACTTGGCATTCAATGAGTGTGGGCTG GTGCCCTCTGCTCTCCTGATTTTTGCATGGGATGCAGCTGTCATGGCAGATGTAAAAGCTTCAGGAGAAGAGCAGAAAGGAAGCCCCTTGAAACCAGAACTCCTTTCTGCTGTCCAGATATTGTCATGA
- the UBXN6 gene encoding UBX domain-containing protein 6 isoform X1: MRKFFQDIKTDMKFKTAGPGQKLAEPPRERAPKEKPKAATPKSRQGPTDEAQRAAAAALARLEQKPKPWLPSSQDAIKSQVKKELMAEAAASERQLSTGHKGPVSAVEEETAGLSVSGVYFICPLTGATVRKDQKEAHIKEAILLHFSRDPVAASIMEIHTFNRDREKVKIGVETIAKYLDNIHLHPEEEKYRKIKLQNKVFQERINCLEGTHEFLQAIGFEKEMLPVPGQETTEEYYMLKEEVLTKLEDLKDYKEQLLSCEPVKAQLDRQLCVFKPSPQAAQFELPQDFYNLTAEELKREQRLRTEAVEKASMLRTKAMREREEQREMRKYNYTLLRVRFPDGYILQGTFYAREPVSVLYRFVREALRDDWMPFELLAPGGVKLTEENLAFNECGLVPSALLIFAWDAAVMADVKASGEEQKGSPLKPELLSAVQILS; encoded by the exons ATGCGGAAATTCTTCCAAGACATCAAAACAGATATGAAATTCAAAACAGCGGGGCCGGGCCAGAAGCTGGCGGAGCCGCCCAG GGAAAGGGCCCCCAAAGAAAAGCCAAAAGCAGCGACCCCAAAGTCTCGTCAAGGGCCCACAGATGAGGCCCagagggcagcagctgcagccttgGCCCGGCTGGAGCAGAAGCCCAAGCCGTGGCTCCCTTCATCCCAAGATGCCATCAAGAGTCAGG TGAAAAAGGAGCTTATGGCTGAAGCAGCAGCAAGTGAGAGACAACTCTCCACGGGTCACAAG GGTCCTGTGTCTGCGGTTGAGGAAGAAACAGCTGGACTGTCAGTGTCAGGGGTCTATTTCATTTGCCCGCTAACTGGGGCCACCGTAAGGAAAGACCAGAAGGAAGCACACATAAAAGAGGCCATCCTCTTA CATTTCTCTAGAGACCCAGTGGCTGCCTCGATCATGGAGATTCACACCTTCAACAGGGACCGAGAGAAAGTGAAAATTGGTGTTGAGACCATTGCCAA ATATCTGGATAACATCCACCTCCATCCAGAGGAGGAGAAGTACCGGAAGATCAAACTACAGAATAAAGTGTTTCAG GAAAGGATAAACTGTCTAGAAGGGACACACGAGTTTCTCCAGGCCATTGGGTTTGAGAAGGAAATGCTGCCTGTTCCAGGACAAG AGACCACAGAAGAGTATTATATGCTGAAGGAGGAAGTGTTGACTAAGCTGGAGGATCTCAAGGACTATAAGGAGCAGCTGTTGAGCTGTGAGCCAGTGAAGGCCCAGCTGGATCGCCAGCTCTGTGTATTCAAACCCTCCCCTCAAGCTGCCCAGTTTGAGCTGCCCCAGGACTTCTACAACCTCACGGCAGAGGAGCTAAAGCGTGAACAGCGGCTCCG GACGGAAGCAGTGGAGAAGGCCTCTATGCTGAGGACAAAGGCTATGCGGGAGAGAGAAGAACAAAGGGAAATGCGGAAATATAACTACACGCTGCTACGAGTCCGTTTCCCAGATGGATACATTCTGCAAG GGACATTCTATGCCCGGGAGCCAGTATCTGTGCTCTACAGGTTTGTGAGAGAAGCACTGAGGGATGATTGGATGCCCTTTGAGCTACTTGCACCTGGAGGTGTCAAACTGACTGAAGAGAACTTGGCATTCAATGAGTGTGGGCTG GTGCCCTCTGCTCTCCTGATTTTTGCATGGGATGCAGCTGTCATGGCAGATGTAAAAGCTTCAGGAGAAGAGCAGAAAGGAAGCCCCTTGAAACCAGAACTCCTTTCTGCTGTCCAGATATTGTCATGA
- the UBXN6 gene encoding UBX domain-containing protein 6 isoform X2, with amino-acid sequence MLWERAPKEKPKAATPKSRQGPTDEAQRAAAAALARLEQKPKPWLPSSQDAIKSQVKKELMAEAAASERQLSTGHKGPVSAVEEETAGLSVSGVYFICPLTGATVRKDQKEAHIKEAILLHFSRDPVAASIMEIHTFNRDREKVKIGVETIAKYLDNIHLHPEEEKYRKIKLQNKVFQERINCLEGTHEFLQAIGFEKEMLPVPGQETTEEYYMLKEEVLTKLEDLKDYKEQLLSCEPVKAQLDRQLCVFKPSPQAAQFELPQDFYNLTAEELKREQRLRTEAVEKASMLRTKAMREREEQREMRKYNYTLLRVRFPDGYILQGTFYAREPVSVLYRFVREALRDDWMPFELLAPGGVKLTEENLAFNECGLVPSALLIFAWDAAVMADVKASGEEQKGSPLKPELLSAVQILS; translated from the exons ATGTTATG GGAAAGGGCCCCCAAAGAAAAGCCAAAAGCAGCGACCCCAAAGTCTCGTCAAGGGCCCACAGATGAGGCCCagagggcagcagctgcagccttgGCCCGGCTGGAGCAGAAGCCCAAGCCGTGGCTCCCTTCATCCCAAGATGCCATCAAGAGTCAGG TGAAAAAGGAGCTTATGGCTGAAGCAGCAGCAAGTGAGAGACAACTCTCCACGGGTCACAAG GGTCCTGTGTCTGCGGTTGAGGAAGAAACAGCTGGACTGTCAGTGTCAGGGGTCTATTTCATTTGCCCGCTAACTGGGGCCACCGTAAGGAAAGACCAGAAGGAAGCACACATAAAAGAGGCCATCCTCTTA CATTTCTCTAGAGACCCAGTGGCTGCCTCGATCATGGAGATTCACACCTTCAACAGGGACCGAGAGAAAGTGAAAATTGGTGTTGAGACCATTGCCAA ATATCTGGATAACATCCACCTCCATCCAGAGGAGGAGAAGTACCGGAAGATCAAACTACAGAATAAAGTGTTTCAG GAAAGGATAAACTGTCTAGAAGGGACACACGAGTTTCTCCAGGCCATTGGGTTTGAGAAGGAAATGCTGCCTGTTCCAGGACAAG AGACCACAGAAGAGTATTATATGCTGAAGGAGGAAGTGTTGACTAAGCTGGAGGATCTCAAGGACTATAAGGAGCAGCTGTTGAGCTGTGAGCCAGTGAAGGCCCAGCTGGATCGCCAGCTCTGTGTATTCAAACCCTCCCCTCAAGCTGCCCAGTTTGAGCTGCCCCAGGACTTCTACAACCTCACGGCAGAGGAGCTAAAGCGTGAACAGCGGCTCCG GACGGAAGCAGTGGAGAAGGCCTCTATGCTGAGGACAAAGGCTATGCGGGAGAGAGAAGAACAAAGGGAAATGCGGAAATATAACTACACGCTGCTACGAGTCCGTTTCCCAGATGGATACATTCTGCAAG GGACATTCTATGCCCGGGAGCCAGTATCTGTGCTCTACAGGTTTGTGAGAGAAGCACTGAGGGATGATTGGATGCCCTTTGAGCTACTTGCACCTGGAGGTGTCAAACTGACTGAAGAGAACTTGGCATTCAATGAGTGTGGGCTG GTGCCCTCTGCTCTCCTGATTTTTGCATGGGATGCAGCTGTCATGGCAGATGTAAAAGCTTCAGGAGAAGAGCAGAAAGGAAGCCCCTTGAAACCAGAACTCCTTTCTGCTGTCCAGATATTGTCATGA